Proteins encoded in a region of the Dreissena polymorpha isolate Duluth1 chromosome 6, UMN_Dpol_1.0, whole genome shotgun sequence genome:
- the LOC127836364 gene encoding uncharacterized protein LOC127836364 has translation MTFAYGKTDEAVLMAKKTEDEAVIGKYLLVKSRPLLYDSNKPSTELGESNSILKDAIFEAIEMFEACNDFDGLAAAWMLNWEWSENTQCIEKAIQYFRQSKPFENTSGIAECAHLLVQTQNISLEQLEICIRSIHDVFIICHDLLFPNTSDNFDRLVKFERFYGFKPYTSNSYVIHPKERSHCLHILQDLISCKIETKMQLLEVSKNEVRVSLVVVLLKRIYQWRRIIFSRIQILREIIMVCERFKLDMPCTLGIKCRKMHRPQTKDDFIMLIKLDVLGIECEGHVQTGASSLIEKKCPDAVTSVLEVCVTNKVEMFYESYKGCFCLWHDLMPVDGHPNFIGNDLKMLTEYISGNTVRKQLKEFLEGQWKQAVRCSTGFLLQSQAVRGSEVFMRIEFGYYLFQFTTGTHKFEQSPSAKMRQFEGQIDCEIMKKGNRLNHNYYTFMVSPHNNTMIVECTARRFIDAFDELLKGDVWEAVEKFTVFIILSSKKDVEVLEPWVFIMWLEFYSTLASLIIAKLKGPNCEDFLFILPNSYLNLLLFVETTLPTKVDILENIKSFQVKHDKLNNRLWRMQDRLKSMAFAVAGFSSCLCLITTMVKRSKADPTMFGGIERLLILSMTLVCNVGKTVAIVNEWSLMNMMTKIQMDPTAPDRLRKTIKCLQNALGISDVSEVLQDLLKCRKRSDELLSCSWQTDSKHVILLKLSLKTSADMSGMFNDQFLM, from the coding sequence ATGACGTTTGCTTATGGGAAAACAGATGAAGCAGTTCTAATGGCCAAGAAGACAGAAGATGAAGCGGTGATAGGCAAATATCTCCTCGTGAAGAGCAGACCTCTTCTGTACGACAGTAACAAACCATCGACTGAACTTGGAGAATCAAATTCAATACTTAAAGATGCAATATTTGAAGCAATCGAAATGTTTGAGGCTTGTAACGATTTTGATGGACTAGCAGCCGCTTGGATGTTGAACTGGGAGTGGTCAGAAAACACACAGTGTATTGAAAAGGCCATACAGTATTTTCGACAGTCAAAACCCTTTGAGAACACTTCTGGCATAGCTGAATGCGCCCATTTACTTGTCCAAACACAAAACATAAGTCTTGAAcagttagaaatatgcataaggAGTATCCACGATGTGTTTATCATCTGCCATGACCTGCTATTCCCGAACACATCTGACAATTTTGACAGACTCGTGAAGTTTGAAAGATTTTATGGCTTTAAACCGTATACTAGTAACTCATACGTCATCCATCCAAAGGAAAGATCACATTGTCTCCACATACTTCAAGATCTCATTTCTtgcaaaattgaaacaaaaatgcaaCTGCTTGAAGTTTCTAAAAACGAAGTTCGTGTTAGTTTAGTTGTTGTTCTTCTAAAAAGAATTTACCAATGGCGTCGAATAATCTTTTCGCGCATTCAGATCCTCAGGGAAATAATAATGGTTTGTGAACGGTTTAAGTTAGATATGCCTTGTACTCTTGgaataaaatgcagaaaaatgcatCGTCCGCAAACGAAAGACGATTTTATCATGTTAATTAAACTAGACGTTTTGGGCATCGAATGTGAAGGCCATGTTCAAACTGGAGCATCAAGCTTGATTGAAAAGAAATGCCCAGATGCAGTGACATCAGTTTTGGAAGTGTGTGTAACAAATAAGGTGGAAATGTTTTACGAAAGTTACAAAGGCTGCTTCTGTCTCTGGCATGATCTTATGCCAGTCGATGGCCATCCTAATTTTATTGGGAATGACCTTAAAATGCTGACGGAATACATTTCAGGAAACACGGTAAGAAAGCAACTGAAAGAGTTCTTAGAAGGTCAATGGAAACAAGCAGTTCGTTGTAGCACTGGTTTTCTGCTCCAAAGCCAGGCTGTCCGAGGATCGGAAGTTTTCATGCGTATTGAGTTTGGCTACTATCTGTTCCAATTTACAACTGGCACACATAAGTTCGAACAATCACCTTCTGCAAAAATGAGACAGTTTGAAGGTCAGATTGATTGTGAAATAATGAAGAAAGGAAATCGCCTCAACCacaattattatacatttatgGTTTCGCCGCACAACAACACTATGATTGTCGAGTGTACCGCCCGAAGGTTTATCGATGCTTTTGATGAACTTTTGAAGGGAGATGTATGGGAGGCTGTCGAAAAATTCACTGTATTTATTATTCTTTCTAGCAAAAAAGATGTTGAAGTTCTTGAACCATGGGTGTTTATAATGTGGTTAGAGTTCTATTCTACATTGGCTTCGCTGATAATAGCTAAACTGAAGGGTCCAAATTGTGAAGATTTCCTGTTTATTCTTCCAAACAGCTATTTAAACCTCTTGCTTTTTGTTGAAACAACTTTGCCAACTAAGGTTGACATTCTTGAAAACATTAAGAGCTTTCAAGTTAAACATGACAAGCTTAACAACAGACTTTGGAGAATGCAGGATCGTTTGAAAAGTATGGCATTTGCTGTAGCAGGATTTAGcagttgtttatgtttaataacaACAATGGTGAAGAGAAGTAAAGCAGATCCAACGATGTTTGGAGGCATTGAAAGACTGCTTATTTTGTCCATGACTCTTGTTTGCAACGTAGGTAAAACGGTGGCAATAGTTAATGAGTGGTCGTTGATGAATATGATGACGAAAATACAAATGGATCCAACGGCACCAGATCGTCTCCGAAAAACAATTAAGTGTTTGCAAAATGCATTAGGTATATCAGATGTTTCTGAAGTTTTGCAGGATTTATTGAAGTGTCGAAAACGATCTGATGAATTGCTGTCATGCTCATGGCAAACGGACAGCAAACATGTCATCCTTTTAAAACTAAGTCTTAAAACATCCGCAGATATGAGTGGCATGTTCAATGACCAGTTTTTAATGTGA